One window of Bacillota bacterium genomic DNA carries:
- the lpdA gene encoding dihydrolipoyl dehydrogenase codes for MQRYEVAIIGSGPAGYVGAITASRAGLPTCLIEKDVFGGVCLNKGCIPTKALVASAKLLRNMRRASEFALNLEGTVSVSAVNLRDRISRILDIERKGLRKLVEASGTDIIQGHASFLDHNTLKVRGANGDLTIHSKNVIIATGSKPASLPFLPFDGEKVVSSDDLLHLDRIPESMIIIGGGYIGCEFASIFSSLGTYVKIIEAMPRLLLNVDEDIVSVLSREFKKSNIDMRVGSHIVGAKVADKVTVTLEDGSDISADICLVAVGRQPSAEGLDLDKVGVKLLPNGAIEVNNHMMTNVPGIYAAGDVVGNPMLAHVASAECKVAVGNIAGNRLLMDYTVIPSGIFTYPEIGSIGMTESQARDAGMEVKTGTVLLRSLGISHASGEIVGMAKIVADGLSDAIVGIHIIGERATDLVHEVAVAMFGGMTASTLGQVVHAHPTFSEMVGESAEAVNNESIYVTRKAA; via the coding sequence ATGCAAAGATATGAGGTTGCCATTATAGGCTCTGGACCTGCGGGATATGTAGGGGCAATAACCGCTTCGCGAGCCGGCCTTCCCACTTGCCTTATTGAGAAAGATGTTTTTGGCGGCGTTTGCCTGAACAAAGGATGCATACCGACTAAAGCACTTGTTGCATCCGCAAAACTTTTAAGAAACATGAGGCGTGCGAGCGAATTTGCTTTAAATCTCGAAGGTACGGTATCGGTATCAGCCGTTAATTTAAGGGATCGAATTTCGCGTATTTTGGATATTGAGCGGAAGGGTCTGAGAAAACTTGTCGAGGCAAGCGGCACAGATATTATTCAAGGGCATGCTAGTTTCCTCGACCATAATACTTTAAAAGTAAGGGGTGCTAACGGCGATCTAACTATCCATTCAAAAAATGTTATAATCGCAACTGGCTCTAAACCTGCCAGCTTGCCTTTCCTTCCGTTTGATGGGGAAAAAGTTGTTTCAAGTGACGATCTACTCCACCTCGACCGCATCCCCGAATCTATGATAATAATTGGCGGCGGATATATTGGTTGCGAATTTGCATCTATTTTTTCTTCACTCGGAACCTATGTCAAAATTATCGAAGCTATGCCGAGACTACTTCTAAACGTTGATGAGGATATCGTTTCTGTACTCAGCCGCGAATTTAAGAAAAGCAATATCGATATGCGGGTCGGAAGCCATATTGTCGGCGCAAAAGTCGCCGATAAAGTAACGGTAACCCTTGAAGACGGCTCAGACATATCAGCCGATATCTGCCTCGTCGCTGTTGGCCGCCAACCGTCAGCTGAAGGTCTTGACCTTGATAAGGTTGGAGTAAAATTGCTTCCAAACGGCGCTATCGAGGTAAATAATCACATGATGACAAACGTTCCGGGGATTTATGCCGCGGGCGATGTTGTTGGTAATCCAATGCTTGCCCATGTTGCATCTGCTGAGTGCAAGGTTGCTGTAGGCAATATTGCGGGTAATCGTTTACTAATGGACTATACAGTTATCCCAAGCGGCATATTTACCTATCCTGAGATCGGCAGCATTGGTATGACCGAAAGCCAGGCGCGAGACGCGGGTATGGAAGTTAAGACCGGAACAGTATTGCTTAGAAGCCTGGGCATTTCTCATGCTTCTGGGGAGATAGTCGGTATGGCAAAAATAGTAGCGGATGGTCTTTCCGATGCCATCGTGGGTATCCATATTATAGGCGAGCGGGCGACAGATTTGGTCCATGAGGTTGCGGTTGCCATGTTTGGGGGCATGACAGCTTCTACGTTAGGCCAGGTTGTACACGCCCACCCGACATTTTCTGAAATGGTTGGCGAATCCGCAGAAGCCGTGAATAACGAGTCGATATATGTGACCAGGAAAGCTGCCTGA
- the iorA gene encoding indolepyruvate ferredoxin oxidoreductase subunit alpha: protein MRVLLSGNEAIAYGAHAAGVAVATGYPGTPSTEILENLAKYKDVDASWAPNEKVALEVAIGSSIAGARSLVAMKHVGLNVAADPLFTVAYTGVNAGLVIVSADDPGMHSSQNEQDNRYYAKAAKVPMLEPSDSQEAASLVEDAFIISETFDIPVLLRTTTRVNHSKSLVEVDLEQTKREPGYKKNAEKYVMIPANARVRRRLLEDRLKALEEFSEGFSGNKIEWGSREVGFITSGISYQYVKELFPEASILKLAMTYPLPRMLITGYVNQIEKVIVVEELEPYLEEQIKSWGLSVSGKESIPSIGELNPDIIADALIPREEAIENSKQSALPGRPPMLCAGCPHRGVFYELRRLKMVVTGDIGCYTLGVLPPLGSMDTCICMGASIGNAMGVQKATGTKDIVAVIGDSTFVHSGITPLIDIVYNGGITTVIILDNRTTAMTGRQDHPGTGRTLKGIDSHMLDFEKLVKAIGINSVRTVDPYDLKAVRKAIKEETAKDEPSVIIFRRACLLVEKPKGQPYTVNEKCDGCKVCLRLGCPAISWVNGRAEIDISQCAGCEICAKLCKRDAITVIK, encoded by the coding sequence ATGAGGGTATTGTTATCTGGCAATGAAGCCATAGCATATGGAGCGCATGCAGCAGGGGTAGCCGTTGCTACCGGCTATCCAGGTACGCCAAGCACAGAGATTCTTGAAAACCTGGCAAAGTATAAAGATGTAGATGCTTCATGGGCGCCAAATGAAAAAGTGGCGCTTGAGGTTGCGATTGGATCCTCAATCGCAGGTGCGCGTTCGCTGGTTGCAATGAAACATGTTGGATTAAACGTTGCCGCAGATCCTTTATTTACGGTAGCTTACACAGGAGTAAACGCAGGGTTAGTCATAGTTTCTGCAGACGATCCAGGAATGCATAGCTCGCAAAATGAGCAAGATAATCGCTACTATGCAAAAGCTGCAAAAGTGCCGATGCTTGAGCCAAGCGATAGCCAGGAGGCAGCGTCGCTGGTAGAGGATGCGTTTATTATAAGTGAAACTTTCGATATACCTGTGCTTTTAAGGACAACTACAAGGGTGAACCATTCGAAATCGCTGGTAGAGGTCGACCTCGAACAGACGAAAAGAGAACCTGGATACAAAAAGAACGCTGAAAAGTACGTTATGATACCGGCAAATGCAAGAGTGAGACGCCGGTTGCTTGAGGACAGGCTAAAAGCCCTTGAGGAATTTAGTGAAGGATTCTCAGGAAATAAAATTGAGTGGGGAAGCCGAGAAGTAGGTTTTATAACGAGCGGTATATCGTATCAGTATGTTAAGGAGCTTTTCCCGGAAGCATCAATATTAAAGCTTGCAATGACCTACCCATTGCCCCGCATGCTGATAACAGGGTACGTAAATCAGATTGAAAAAGTAATCGTAGTGGAGGAATTAGAGCCATATTTAGAAGAACAGATTAAATCATGGGGTCTTTCGGTGTCGGGAAAGGAATCTATCCCCTCAATTGGTGAGCTTAACCCAGACATAATAGCAGATGCACTGATTCCGCGGGAGGAAGCCATAGAAAATAGCAAACAATCTGCTTTACCGGGAAGGCCACCAATGCTTTGCGCTGGCTGTCCGCACAGAGGGGTATTTTATGAACTACGCCGCCTGAAAATGGTAGTTACCGGCGATATTGGGTGTTATACGCTGGGTGTCCTGCCGCCCCTTGGGTCGATGGATACGTGCATATGCATGGGCGCAAGCATAGGTAACGCAATGGGTGTGCAGAAGGCAACCGGAACAAAAGATATAGTTGCGGTAATAGGAGACTCGACGTTTGTGCACTCAGGCATAACGCCGCTTATAGATATCGTGTATAACGGTGGAATAACCACCGTAATCATATTAGACAATCGTACTACTGCAATGACTGGTAGGCAAGACCATCCTGGAACCGGCAGGACGTTAAAAGGCATTGATAGCCACATGCTGGATTTTGAAAAGCTGGTTAAAGCAATAGGGATAAACTCTGTAAGGACTGTGGATCCTTATGACCTAAAAGCAGTCAGGAAAGCAATAAAAGAGGAAACAGCAAAAGATGAGCCGTCTGTAATAATATTCAGAAGGGCTTGTTTGCTTGTAGAGAAGCCAAAGGGGCAGCCTTATACGGTTAACGAAAAATGTGATGGTTGTAAAGTTTGCCTAAGGCTTGGATGTCCTGCGATATCGTGGGTCAACGGGCGGGCTGAAATAGATATCTCTCAGTGCGCAGGATGCGAAATTTGCGCTAAACTGTGCAAGAGAGATGCGATAACAGTAATAAAGTAG
- a CDS encoding DUF2795 domain-containing protein, with protein MPATYNLDKIIDGLSYPASGDDVIKALEENNFPESFMSEFRPMIKDKRFETPDDLHTWLADNMTTHMAGLLGGASVHDLITRAKKTA; from the coding sequence ATGCCCGCAACATATAATCTCGACAAGATCATTGATGGCTTAAGCTACCCCGCATCGGGCGACGATGTTATTAAAGCTCTGGAGGAGAATAACTTCCCGGAGAGCTTTATGAGCGAGTTCAGACCTATGATCAAGGATAAGCGCTTTGAGACTCCCGATGACCTGCACACATGGCTGGCAGATAACATGACCACGCATATGGCCGGCCTTCTCGGTGGAGCTTCAGTCCATGATTTGATCACCAGAGCAAAGAAAACTGCTTAA
- a CDS encoding cysteine desulfurase: protein MVTNKPIYADYNSTTPVDAAVFEEMLPYFSDYFGNASSKHWYGYKSREAIELARHRVSECIGCRPHEVIFTSGATESNNFALKGIAYANQHHGKHIITTSVEHQSVLQPCRYLESQGFSLTILPVDDYGMVSVDDLKDAIREDTILISVMHANNEVGTIEPIPEIGNIAKEFGIYFHSDAAQTIGKIPVNVDDLGVDLLSISGHKFYGPKGVGAIYIREGTEIDPLIGGNSQEFRLRSGSENVPGIVGLGKACQIVAESLNQSSSHMLKMRERLFELFITSVPQVLLIGHPTARVPNTVNLAFPGVVARDLLLATPEVSALAEAECDVERYQISHVLKAMHIPETYALGSIRFSFGKWTTEYEIDDIVDFISARYEQLLEGHHHAA, encoded by the coding sequence ATGGTTACAAATAAACCGATTTACGCAGATTACAACTCAACAACACCGGTTGATGCTGCTGTTTTCGAGGAGATGCTTCCGTACTTTAGCGATTATTTTGGAAATGCATCCAGCAAACACTGGTATGGTTATAAATCAAGAGAAGCAATTGAACTCGCCCGACATCGCGTTTCAGAGTGTATCGGCTGCCGCCCTCATGAGGTAATCTTTACCAGTGGTGCAACAGAATCCAATAACTTCGCTCTGAAGGGCATTGCATACGCTAACCAACACCACGGCAAACATATCATAACGACGAGCGTAGAACACCAATCAGTACTTCAACCCTGCAGATACCTTGAATCCCAAGGTTTTTCGCTAACAATATTGCCAGTCGATGATTATGGCATGGTCTCTGTTGATGATCTCAAAGATGCAATCCGCGAAGATACAATTCTTATATCTGTCATGCATGCAAACAATGAAGTCGGCACAATTGAGCCAATTCCAGAGATCGGAAATATTGCAAAAGAATTCGGCATTTACTTTCACTCTGATGCCGCCCAAACTATTGGCAAGATACCGGTTAACGTAGATGATTTAGGCGTCGATCTGCTCTCTATTTCAGGCCATAAATTCTATGGGCCTAAAGGTGTGGGGGCTATCTATATAAGAGAAGGTACAGAGATAGACCCATTGATCGGAGGTAACAGCCAGGAATTCAGGCTTCGTTCAGGCTCTGAAAATGTTCCAGGGATTGTCGGCCTGGGTAAAGCCTGCCAGATAGTCGCCGAGTCTCTTAATCAATCTTCTTCTCATATGCTCAAAATGCGCGAACGCCTTTTTGAACTTTTTATTACAAGCGTTCCACAGGTTCTTCTTATCGGCCACCCGACAGCGCGGGTTCCAAATACCGTCAACCTCGCCTTCCCTGGAGTTGTTGCACGCGACCTGCTGCTTGCAACGCCTGAAGTTTCAGCCTTAGCAGAAGCAGAATGCGACGTTGAGAGATACCAAATATCGCATGTCCTGAAGGCGATGCACATTCCTGAAACCTATGCGCTTGGCTCTATTAGATTTAGTTTCGGCAAATGGACAACTGAGTATGAGATCGATGATATAGTAGATTTTATCTCCGCCCGGTATGAGCAACTTCTTGAGGGGCATCACCACGCCGCCTAA
- the cadA gene encoding cadmium-translocating P-type ATPase, with protein sequence METYKITSNKLVQENIHIAGLDCPDCALKVEKAIRKMPGIKGVSVSFSAANLHIEYDQSLTDREAILSTVKYFGYEIEAGDNLRKTVFFIKGLDCPDCSKKLEAKISSLKGVEYALLTYETGKLIVNHHEDLVPSSMILKVIESIGYTADIEGAFKAELSRRSFWLSDKRALTTIISAIPLSLAMFLQFVFGESIINTALLATTVAIAGYRPARSAVSSIRSFIFDMNVLMTVAVIGAMFLHQWEEAATVMFLFAFGTMLEAYTMDRTRHAIRSLLEIAPNSATVKMGEGTRVVSIEDVRIGDIVIVKPGESIPVDGRIVDGSSSVNQSAITGESLPVPKQVGDTVYAGTFNHEGYIEIEVTRESKDTTLSHIIHLIEDAQSKKVNSQRFIDKFSRYYTPAVIATALAVAIVPPIFGFPLTAWLYRALVLLVIACPCALVLSTPVAVAAAIGAASRNGVLIKGGSYLEAAGQVSTIIFDKTGTLTTGQPAVTDIVSLNGYTEKEIVQIVSSIESRSAHPLAKAVLDYAKDRDLEPLEISEFLSMPGLGLKADIGGKSFYVGNPKLFAQLNIRDPEVESLGYAMQQEGKTVFILGTNEKLLGIIAVADKLRIDARRTVKLLRDIGISDIFMLTGDNKSTAKEIASQVGISEYKADLLPEDKVRSIEAISRKYGKVAMVGDGVNDAPALSRADIGIAMGAIGSDIALETSDIALMADELANIPYTINLGRRALKIIKQNIISAIAIKFLFIVLGIAGTASLWMAVFADTGMAVLVILNGMRLLSSPGSPSKKNSG encoded by the coding sequence ATGGAAACATACAAGATTACTTCAAATAAATTAGTTCAAGAAAATATTCATATCGCCGGATTAGATTGCCCTGACTGCGCGTTAAAAGTAGAAAAGGCAATTCGAAAAATGCCTGGAATTAAAGGCGTTTCGGTCAGCTTTTCCGCTGCGAACCTTCATATAGAATATGACCAATCTTTAACCGATAGAGAAGCTATCCTCTCTACGGTAAAATATTTTGGATATGAAATTGAAGCGGGCGATAATCTTCGCAAAACAGTGTTTTTCATAAAAGGCCTTGATTGTCCCGACTGCTCTAAGAAACTTGAAGCAAAGATTTCTTCCCTTAAAGGTGTTGAATATGCGCTTTTAACCTATGAAACGGGCAAGCTTATTGTAAACCATCATGAAGACCTTGTTCCCTCTTCAATGATATTGAAGGTTATTGAATCAATCGGGTACACAGCCGATATCGAGGGGGCTTTTAAAGCCGAACTATCGCGGAGGTCATTCTGGTTATCCGATAAGCGAGCCCTCACCACCATCATCTCGGCTATCCCTCTTTCACTCGCAATGTTTCTGCAATTTGTATTTGGCGAGTCAATCATCAACACTGCCCTACTTGCAACCACAGTTGCGATAGCCGGATATAGACCTGCTAGAAGTGCGGTTTCCTCAATCAGATCGTTTATTTTTGATATGAACGTGCTAATGACAGTTGCGGTTATCGGTGCCATGTTTCTTCATCAATGGGAAGAAGCCGCCACTGTCATGTTTCTTTTCGCCTTTGGCACTATGCTTGAAGCCTATACTATGGATAGGACACGTCATGCCATACGCAGCCTGTTAGAAATTGCACCAAATTCGGCAACGGTTAAGATGGGCGAAGGGACCAGGGTCGTTTCCATCGAGGATGTCCGCATTGGCGATATTGTTATCGTAAAGCCAGGTGAAAGCATTCCTGTTGATGGACGCATCGTAGATGGATCCTCATCGGTAAACCAATCGGCGATAACAGGCGAATCGCTTCCAGTTCCTAAACAGGTAGGCGATACTGTCTATGCCGGTACCTTCAACCACGAAGGCTATATCGAAATTGAGGTCACAAGGGAGTCCAAGGATACGACTCTCTCACACATAATCCACCTCATTGAAGATGCGCAATCAAAGAAAGTTAATTCCCAGCGCTTCATTGATAAATTTTCAAGGTATTATACGCCCGCTGTTATAGCTACCGCCTTAGCGGTTGCAATTGTGCCGCCAATTTTTGGGTTTCCTCTCACTGCTTGGCTCTATAGAGCCCTTGTTCTTCTAGTCATAGCGTGTCCGTGCGCTCTCGTATTGTCTACTCCTGTCGCGGTTGCCGCCGCTATCGGTGCGGCCTCGCGAAACGGGGTTCTTATTAAAGGCGGTTCATACCTTGAAGCAGCCGGACAGGTATCAACGATTATTTTCGATAAAACCGGCACGCTAACTACCGGCCAGCCGGCCGTTACGGACATTGTATCGCTTAATGGCTACACAGAAAAAGAAATTGTTCAAATTGTAAGCTCTATAGAATCTAGATCGGCGCATCCGCTTGCAAAAGCGGTTTTGGATTATGCAAAGGATCGCGACCTAGAACCCTTAGAGATTAGCGAGTTTTTATCAATGCCGGGGCTTGGACTTAAAGCTGATATAGGCGGGAAATCATTCTACGTCGGTAACCCGAAGCTTTTTGCGCAATTAAATATTAGAGATCCAGAGGTCGAATCCCTTGGCTATGCTATGCAGCAGGAAGGAAAAACCGTCTTTATACTTGGCACAAATGAAAAACTTCTTGGCATCATAGCTGTTGCGGATAAATTGCGTATCGATGCAAGGAGAACCGTCAAGCTGCTTCGTGACATCGGAATATCCGATATTTTCATGCTAACCGGCGATAATAAAAGCACTGCCAAAGAGATAGCCTCGCAGGTCGGAATCTCGGAATATAAGGCGGATCTACTGCCTGAAGATAAAGTAAGATCTATTGAAGCGATTTCCCGAAAATATGGAAAGGTAGCCATGGTTGGTGACGGCGTTAACGATGCACCTGCTTTATCCCGTGCTGATATTGGGATTGCAATGGGTGCAATAGGATCCGATATTGCTCTTGAAACATCAGATATCGCACTTATGGCCGATGAGCTAGCCAACATTCCATACACGATAAATTTAGGACGCCGTGCGCTTAAAATTATCAAGCAGAATATTATTTCTGCAATTGCAATTAAGTTTTTGTTTATCGTTCTTGGCATCGCAGGTACTGCAAGTCTATGGATGGCTGTGTTTGCAGATACCGGCATGGCTGTTCTTGTTATATTAAATGGAATGAGATTACTTTCAAGCCCTGGTAGCCCAAGCAAAAAAAATAGCGGATAG
- a CDS encoding metalloregulator ArsR/SmtB family transcription factor, producing the protein MLPDSLAIDRLSDTFKALSDATRVKIVLALLKDELCVCEIAEIVGMSQSAVSHQLRKLKDMRLVKRRKSAKMVYYSLDDDHIIGLVSQCMSHVQEEFNEPIAASWLNISK; encoded by the coding sequence ATGCTGCCCGATAGCCTCGCAATAGACAGGCTTTCCGATACGTTTAAAGCCCTGTCCGATGCAACACGCGTAAAAATAGTTCTTGCGCTTCTTAAGGATGAGCTTTGTGTTTGTGAAATCGCTGAGATTGTGGGGATGAGCCAGTCAGCCGTATCTCACCAGCTTAGAAAACTAAAAGACATGAGGCTTGTTAAGAGGCGTAAATCCGCAAAGATGGTTTACTATTCACTTGATGACGATCACATAATAGGGCTTGTTTCCCAATGCATGAGCCATGTTCAGGAGGAGTTCAATGAGCCCATAGCAGCATCCTGGCTTAATATTTCGAAGTGA
- a CDS encoding adenine phosphoribosyltransferase has product MDLKNYVRDIPDWPKEGVVFKDITPLLGNKESFKYAVDAIANHYKDKEIDMVLGAEARGFIIASPLAYRLGAGFIPARKPGKLPFNTLSAEYELEYGTDSLEMHEDAIKPGQRVLVVDDVIATGGTAAAKVQLVEKLGGKVVGVAFLIELSFLNGREKLNGYDIFSLITY; this is encoded by the coding sequence GTGGATCTAAAAAATTACGTGAGAGACATACCGGATTGGCCAAAAGAGGGCGTGGTTTTTAAAGATATTACCCCTTTGCTGGGCAACAAAGAAAGTTTTAAATATGCCGTTGATGCAATAGCTAACCATTATAAGGATAAGGAAATAGATATGGTGCTGGGTGCGGAGGCAAGAGGATTTATTATAGCAAGCCCTCTCGCGTACCGTCTTGGTGCAGGTTTTATACCGGCCAGAAAGCCGGGAAAATTGCCTTTTAACACGTTAAGCGCCGAATATGAGCTGGAATATGGAACGGATTCTCTTGAGATGCACGAAGATGCCATAAAACCCGGCCAGCGAGTTCTTGTGGTCGACGATGTAATCGCAACGGGCGGAACCGCGGCTGCAAAGGTACAGTTAGTTGAAAAATTGGGAGGAAAAGTGGTCGGCGTTGCATTTCTGATCGAGCTTTCATTCCTGAATGGCAGGGAAAAATTAAACGGGTACGATATATTTTCCCTCATAACCTACTAG